In Monodelphis domestica isolate mMonDom1 chromosome 4, mMonDom1.pri, whole genome shotgun sequence, one DNA window encodes the following:
- the SERINC2 gene encoding serine incorporator 2 isoform X3 codes for MKGWHPVSVAQPPASCVAAAPPAAIPPSAALPSPSSCSSESWWPSLCSALAWRANYTRFWFFKFLLLLGITVGAFYIPDGSFTNVWFYFGVVGSFLFILIQLILLIDFAHSWNQRWLWKAEEYDSRCWYAGLFFFTFLFYGISIAAIALMYNYYTHSEGCVEGKVFISLNLIFCICVSIVAVLPKIQELQPNSGLLQASVITAYTMFITWLALSNIPDEKCNPNLPITNSTSLEPPEIYTTQWWDAPSIVGLIIFFLCTIFISIRSSDNKHVNSLMQTEESPVMLEGQQEQRVEGRAYDNEQDGVSYSYSFFHFCLFLASLYIMMTLTNWYRPNDITRKMVSTWTAVWVKICASWAGLFLYLWTLVAPLLLPNRDFS; via the exons GCATCCTGTCTCTGTGGCTCAGCCCCCTGCATCTTGTGTGGCTGCTGCCCCTCCAGCCGCAATTCCACCATCAGCCGCCTTGCCTTCACCTTCCTCCTGTTCCTCGGAGTCCTGGTGGCCATCATTATGCTCAGCCCTGGCGTGGAGAGCCAACTATACAAG gttttggttttttaagttCCTACTTCTTCTGGGCATCACCGTGGGTGCCTTCTATATCCCAGATGGCTCCTTCACCAATG TCTGGTTCTACTTTGGTGTGGTCGGCTCGTTTCTCTTCATCCTCATCCAGCTCATTCTGCTGATTGACTTTGCACACTCTTGGAACCAGCGCTGGCTGTGGAAGGCTGAAGAGTACGACTCACGGTGCTGGTATGCAG GCCTCTTCTTCTTCACCTTCCTCTTCTATGGAATCTCCATTGCTGCCATAGCCCTCATGTACAACTACTATACCCACTCAGAAGGTTGTGTGGAGGGCAAAGTCTTCATCAGCCTTAACCTGATCTTCTGTATCTGTGTCTCCATTGTGGCTGTTCTACCCAAGATCCAG GAACTCCAGCCAAACTCAGGTCTGCTCCAGGCCTCTGTCATCACTGCCTACACCATGTTTATCACCTGGTTAGCACTGAGCAACATCCCCG ATGAGAAATGCAACCCTAACCTCCCAATCACCAACTCAACTAGCTTGGAACCTCCTGAGATCTACACTACACAGTGGTGGGATGCACCCAGCATCGTTGGCCTCATCATCTTCTTCCTCTGTACCATCTTCATCAG CATCCGCTCTTCTGATAACAAGCATGTGAACAGCCTGATGCAGACAGAGGAGAGTCCAGTGATGCTGGAGGGTCAGCAGGAGCAGAGGGTCGAGGGCCGAGCCTATGACAATGAGCAAGATGGGGTCTCCTACAGCTACTCCTTCTTCCACTTCTGCCTCTTCCTAGCCTCCCTCTACATCATGATGACACTCACCAATTGGTACAG GCCAAATGATATCACCAGGAAGATGGTCAGCACCTGGACTGCAGTCTGGGTGAAGATCTGTGCCAGCTGGGCAGGGCTGTTCCTCTACCTTTGGACCCTGGTTGCCCCACTCCTTTTGCCCAACCGAGACTTCAGCTGA
- the SERINC2 gene encoding serine incorporator 2 isoform X2, protein MDERMASCLCGSAPCILCGCCPSSRNSTISRLAFTFLLFLGVLVAIIMLSPGVESQLYKLPWVCEGAPSTLGVQGHVDCGSLLGHRAVYRMCFALAAFFFFFTLLMICVKSSKDPRAAIQNGFWFFKFLLLLGITVGAFYIPDGSFTNVWFYFGVVGSFLFILIQLILLIDFAHSWNQRWLWKAEEYDSRCWYAGLFFFTFLFYGISIAAIALMYNYYTHSEGCVEGKVFISLNLIFCICVSIVAVLPKIQELQPNSGLLQASVITAYTMFITWLALSNIPDEKCNPNLPITNSTSLEPPEIYTTQWWDAPSIVGLIIFFLCTIFISIRSSDNKHVNSLMQTEESPVMLEGQQEQRVEGRAYDNEQDGVSYSYSFFHFCLFLASLYIMMTLTNWYRPNDITRKMVSTWTAVWVKICASWAGLFLYLWTLVAPLLLPNRDFS, encoded by the exons GCATCCTGTCTCTGTGGCTCAGCCCCCTGCATCTTGTGTGGCTGCTGCCCCTCCAGCCGCAATTCCACCATCAGCCGCCTTGCCTTCACCTTCCTCCTGTTCCTCGGAGTCCTGGTGGCCATCATTATGCTCAGCCCTGGCGTGGAGAGCCAACTATACAAG CTGCCCTGGGTGTGTGAGGGGGCCCCCTCCACCTTGGGGGTCCAAGGCCACGTGGACTGTGGCTCCCTGCTGGGGCATCGAGCTGTCTACCGTATGTGCTTCGCCCTGGccgctttcttcttcttcttcacccTGCTGATGATCTGTGTGAAGAGTAGCAAGGACCCCCGAGCTGCCATCCAGAATGG gttttggttttttaagttCCTACTTCTTCTGGGCATCACCGTGGGTGCCTTCTATATCCCAGATGGCTCCTTCACCAATG TCTGGTTCTACTTTGGTGTGGTCGGCTCGTTTCTCTTCATCCTCATCCAGCTCATTCTGCTGATTGACTTTGCACACTCTTGGAACCAGCGCTGGCTGTGGAAGGCTGAAGAGTACGACTCACGGTGCTGGTATGCAG GCCTCTTCTTCTTCACCTTCCTCTTCTATGGAATCTCCATTGCTGCCATAGCCCTCATGTACAACTACTATACCCACTCAGAAGGTTGTGTGGAGGGCAAAGTCTTCATCAGCCTTAACCTGATCTTCTGTATCTGTGTCTCCATTGTGGCTGTTCTACCCAAGATCCAG GAACTCCAGCCAAACTCAGGTCTGCTCCAGGCCTCTGTCATCACTGCCTACACCATGTTTATCACCTGGTTAGCACTGAGCAACATCCCCG ATGAGAAATGCAACCCTAACCTCCCAATCACCAACTCAACTAGCTTGGAACCTCCTGAGATCTACACTACACAGTGGTGGGATGCACCCAGCATCGTTGGCCTCATCATCTTCTTCCTCTGTACCATCTTCATCAG CATCCGCTCTTCTGATAACAAGCATGTGAACAGCCTGATGCAGACAGAGGAGAGTCCAGTGATGCTGGAGGGTCAGCAGGAGCAGAGGGTCGAGGGCCGAGCCTATGACAATGAGCAAGATGGGGTCTCCTACAGCTACTCCTTCTTCCACTTCTGCCTCTTCCTAGCCTCCCTCTACATCATGATGACACTCACCAATTGGTACAG GCCAAATGATATCACCAGGAAGATGGTCAGCACCTGGACTGCAGTCTGGGTGAAGATCTGTGCCAGCTGGGCAGGGCTGTTCCTCTACCTTTGGACCCTGGTTGCCCCACTCCTTTTGCCCAACCGAGACTTCAGCTGA
- the SERINC2 gene encoding serine incorporator 2 isoform X1, which translates to MGACLGVCSLLSCASCLCGSAPCILCGCCPSSRNSTISRLAFTFLLFLGVLVAIIMLSPGVESQLYKLPWVCEGAPSTLGVQGHVDCGSLLGHRAVYRMCFALAAFFFFFTLLMICVKSSKDPRAAIQNGFWFFKFLLLLGITVGAFYIPDGSFTNVWFYFGVVGSFLFILIQLILLIDFAHSWNQRWLWKAEEYDSRCWYAGLFFFTFLFYGISIAAIALMYNYYTHSEGCVEGKVFISLNLIFCICVSIVAVLPKIQELQPNSGLLQASVITAYTMFITWLALSNIPDEKCNPNLPITNSTSLEPPEIYTTQWWDAPSIVGLIIFFLCTIFISIRSSDNKHVNSLMQTEESPVMLEGQQEQRVEGRAYDNEQDGVSYSYSFFHFCLFLASLYIMMTLTNWYRPNDITRKMVSTWTAVWVKICASWAGLFLYLWTLVAPLLLPNRDFS; encoded by the exons GCATCCTGTCTCTGTGGCTCAGCCCCCTGCATCTTGTGTGGCTGCTGCCCCTCCAGCCGCAATTCCACCATCAGCCGCCTTGCCTTCACCTTCCTCCTGTTCCTCGGAGTCCTGGTGGCCATCATTATGCTCAGCCCTGGCGTGGAGAGCCAACTATACAAG CTGCCCTGGGTGTGTGAGGGGGCCCCCTCCACCTTGGGGGTCCAAGGCCACGTGGACTGTGGCTCCCTGCTGGGGCATCGAGCTGTCTACCGTATGTGCTTCGCCCTGGccgctttcttcttcttcttcacccTGCTGATGATCTGTGTGAAGAGTAGCAAGGACCCCCGAGCTGCCATCCAGAATGG gttttggttttttaagttCCTACTTCTTCTGGGCATCACCGTGGGTGCCTTCTATATCCCAGATGGCTCCTTCACCAATG TCTGGTTCTACTTTGGTGTGGTCGGCTCGTTTCTCTTCATCCTCATCCAGCTCATTCTGCTGATTGACTTTGCACACTCTTGGAACCAGCGCTGGCTGTGGAAGGCTGAAGAGTACGACTCACGGTGCTGGTATGCAG GCCTCTTCTTCTTCACCTTCCTCTTCTATGGAATCTCCATTGCTGCCATAGCCCTCATGTACAACTACTATACCCACTCAGAAGGTTGTGTGGAGGGCAAAGTCTTCATCAGCCTTAACCTGATCTTCTGTATCTGTGTCTCCATTGTGGCTGTTCTACCCAAGATCCAG GAACTCCAGCCAAACTCAGGTCTGCTCCAGGCCTCTGTCATCACTGCCTACACCATGTTTATCACCTGGTTAGCACTGAGCAACATCCCCG ATGAGAAATGCAACCCTAACCTCCCAATCACCAACTCAACTAGCTTGGAACCTCCTGAGATCTACACTACACAGTGGTGGGATGCACCCAGCATCGTTGGCCTCATCATCTTCTTCCTCTGTACCATCTTCATCAG CATCCGCTCTTCTGATAACAAGCATGTGAACAGCCTGATGCAGACAGAGGAGAGTCCAGTGATGCTGGAGGGTCAGCAGGAGCAGAGGGTCGAGGGCCGAGCCTATGACAATGAGCAAGATGGGGTCTCCTACAGCTACTCCTTCTTCCACTTCTGCCTCTTCCTAGCCTCCCTCTACATCATGATGACACTCACCAATTGGTACAG GCCAAATGATATCACCAGGAAGATGGTCAGCACCTGGACTGCAGTCTGGGTGAAGATCTGTGCCAGCTGGGCAGGGCTGTTCCTCTACCTTTGGACCCTGGTTGCCCCACTCCTTTTGCCCAACCGAGACTTCAGCTGA